A section of the Euryarchaeota archaeon genome encodes:
- the priS gene encoding DNA primase catalytic subunit PriS: MAADQSPSEAPPKAGPPKEQVEATVDFINRVFSEYYETAEIHMPSRFGRREFGFMFLAKDFVVRHIGFKSQDELRRFLVESAPSHAYYSTAYYEKPDAPTMNEKGWLGADLIFDLDADHLEGAKEMTYEKMLAQVKVETLKLVEDFLPDFGFDPGSIHIVFSGGRGYHIHVADPKVWQLKSGERREIVDYVTGNGVDVEGVIRKTAYAKDDFGGTKKTLRMPSVDEPAWRGRLARNVAAFLERLRGMEREDAVKLLTAVEGIGKKKAGEIYDRLRNDIADRAGTTKMERLRSGVYDQFEALATKDFVAFIKDRAAVFAAGETDEPVTSDIKRLIRLPGSLHGKSGLTVTPLTIDELRRFEPLRDAAHLPDDEVHVKVSGEMSFPLQGKKWDVKPGETSLPLYAAAFLMLRRKALISLENGPLAKKPA; encoded by the coding sequence GTGGCCGCCGATCAAAGCCCCTCCGAGGCACCTCCCAAGGCGGGCCCGCCGAAAGAGCAGGTCGAGGCCACCGTGGACTTCATCAACCGCGTGTTCTCGGAGTACTACGAGACGGCAGAGATCCACATGCCGTCCCGCTTCGGCCGGCGCGAGTTCGGGTTCATGTTCCTTGCGAAGGATTTCGTCGTGCGCCACATCGGCTTCAAGTCGCAAGACGAACTCAGGCGCTTCCTCGTCGAAAGCGCCCCTTCGCACGCCTATTACTCGACCGCTTACTATGAGAAGCCCGACGCGCCGACGATGAACGAGAAGGGCTGGCTCGGCGCCGACCTCATCTTCGACCTTGACGCCGACCACCTGGAAGGCGCCAAGGAGATGACTTACGAGAAGATGCTCGCACAGGTGAAGGTCGAGACCTTGAAGCTCGTCGAGGATTTCCTCCCCGACTTCGGATTCGACCCCGGATCGATCCACATCGTGTTCTCGGGCGGACGCGGCTACCACATCCACGTCGCCGACCCGAAGGTGTGGCAATTGAAAAGCGGCGAGAGGCGCGAGATCGTGGACTACGTGACGGGAAATGGCGTGGATGTCGAAGGCGTCATACGGAAAACTGCCTACGCAAAGGACGATTTTGGAGGGACGAAGAAGACCCTTCGCATGCCGTCGGTCGACGAACCGGCATGGCGAGGGCGGCTCGCGCGTAACGTCGCGGCCTTCCTTGAACGCCTGCGAGGCATGGAACGGGAGGATGCCGTGAAGCTCCTCACAGCAGTAGAAGGCATCGGGAAGAAGAAGGCCGGCGAGATCTACGACCGGCTCCGAAACGACATCGCGGACAGGGCGGGCACCACCAAGATGGAAAGGCTCCGGAGCGGTGTGTACGACCAGTTCGAGGCGTTGGCGACCAAAGATTTCGTCGCGTTCATCAAGGATCGTGCGGCCGTCTTTGCAGCCGGCGAGACGGACGAGCCCGTGACGTCCGACATCAAGAGGCTCATCAGGCTTCCAGGATCGCTCCATGGAAAATCCGGGTTGACGGTGACGCCGCTCACGATCGACGAGCTTCGCAGGTTCGAGCCCCTTCGCGACGCGGCGCATCTACCGGACGACGAGGTGCACGTGAAAGTGAGCGGCGAGATGAGTTTCCCGTTGCAAGGAAAGAAGTGGGACGTGAAACCGGGCGAAACGTCTCTTCCCCTTTACGCCGCAGCGTTCCTCATGCTCCGACGGAAGGCTCTCATCAGCCTTGAGAACGGCCCGCTTGCAAAGAAACCGGCCTAG
- a CDS encoding fumarylacetoacetate hydrolase family protein, translated as MASVKTTDGARVRVGKIVAVGQNYADHAREMGSSPGQELTYFLKPSTSILHDGGVIKIAKGIGEVHHEVELAVVIGRRSRDVHVDASLGHVLGYCVAVDVTARDLQRKAKLDGRPWTISKGYDTFFPVSDCVPRENVPDLSTLELRLRVNGQVRQHAHAADMTRAVPELISKISSVMTLERGDIVSTGTPGGVGPLKPGDTVVAELVGLASLTCKVKTRPERK; from the coding sequence GTGGCAAGCGTCAAGACCACCGACGGGGCGCGCGTCCGCGTGGGGAAGATCGTGGCCGTGGGCCAGAACTACGCCGACCATGCCCGCGAGATGGGGTCCTCGCCAGGGCAGGAACTCACCTATTTCCTGAAACCGTCCACGTCGATCCTCCACGACGGCGGCGTGATCAAGATCGCGAAAGGCATCGGCGAAGTGCACCACGAGGTCGAACTCGCGGTGGTCATCGGCCGCCGTTCGAGGGACGTCCATGTGGACGCAAGCTTGGGACACGTGCTTGGGTACTGCGTCGCCGTAGATGTCACCGCGCGGGACTTGCAGCGTAAGGCCAAACTCGACGGGAGGCCTTGGACGATCTCCAAGGGTTACGACACGTTCTTCCCCGTGAGCGACTGCGTCCCAAGGGAAAACGTCCCCGACCTTTCGACCCTTGAACTGCGCTTACGCGTCAACGGACAGGTGCGCCAGCACGCACACGCGGCCGACATGACTCGCGCGGTCCCCGAGTTGATCTCGAAGATAAGCAGCGTCATGACGCTTGAGCGGGGCGACATCGTCTCGACGGGAACACCGGGCGGCGTGGGCCCGCTAAAGCCAGGCGACACGGTGGTCGCGGAACTCGTCGGCCTTGCGAGCCTCACTTGCAAGGTGAAGACGCGCCCGGAGAGAAAGTAA
- a CDS encoding MarR family transcriptional regulator, whose protein sequence is MAVLSELARESDAKIAFQGLRRRLELHPEALSRTLRRLEAAGLVERDDSGYRLTESGSTKLTGRTVQGPQREILTLMQALLPPHADPEALAAQLGRRWFRGLRWYGQSSGPGESVLTWLAEPGNSMVRLRLTGDVVLLEVEVRPGEERRSFSAAKSVLEALAEVYGLVPDGPEDAGLAYTTSKVFAA, encoded by the coding sequence GTGGCAGTCCTTAGCGAACTTGCGAGGGAGAGCGACGCCAAGATCGCGTTCCAAGGACTGAGGCGCCGCCTCGAACTCCACCCCGAAGCGTTGAGCCGGACGCTGCGCCGCCTCGAGGCCGCAGGGCTTGTGGAGCGCGACGATTCCGGGTATCGGCTCACCGAATCCGGGTCAACGAAGCTCACCGGCCGCACCGTGCAAGGCCCGCAGCGCGAGATCCTCACGCTCATGCAAGCGCTCCTTCCGCCTCACGCCGACCCGGAGGCGCTCGCAGCGCAACTCGGCCGGCGATGGTTCAGGGGACTACGATGGTACGGCCAATCGAGCGGCCCCGGCGAGAGTGTCCTGACGTGGCTTGCCGAGCCGGGGAACTCGATGGTGCGGCTCCGGCTTACGGGCGACGTCGTCCTCCTCGAGGTCGAAGTCAGGCCCGGCGAAGAGAGGCGAAGCTTCTCGGCCGCGAAATCGGTCCTTGAAGCGCTCGCCGAGGTCTACGGCCTTGTCCCCGACGGGCCCGAAGACGCTGGACTCGCGTACACGACTTCCAAGGTCTTCGCCGCCTGA
- a CDS encoding DUF5320 domain-containing protein: protein MCYGSGSGFSGRRYYTKEEKSEWLREYADNLENELKAVKERIEELKAE, encoded by the coding sequence ATGTGCTATGGAAGCGGCTCCGGTTTCTCCGGACGAAGATACTACACGAAGGAAGAGAAGAGCGAATGGCTCCGAGAATACGCGGACAACCTGGAGAACGAACTCAAGGCGGTGAAGGAACGGATCGAGGAACTGAAAGCGGAATGA
- a CDS encoding glycosyltransferase family 4 protein — translation MKIAQACIRFNAPGGAEAHVKAISLGLARRGHAVTVFSTDLETEIPWKKFSARPLEPAGLDVRRFEVLRDTMPFRRYPVIPGLVDALVTADADLYHAHSHRYYQVWAAARAAERTGRPLVVTPHFHPPEASLPGWSKSLMWLSDKRQAESIYKHAAKVITVTESEKDFISHFVPREKCVTIPNGIDAKWWGEDADGRLFRDRFHVEGEYVLYSGRLADNKGLEVLLRAFSRIKATDLTLVLAGGDWGVKAALEAEVKRLGLGARVRFVGFIEDAATYRSAMAGARMFVLPSQYEAFGIVLLEAMARGKPVVATRVGGVPDVVSDGVDGFLVPFGDHEAMAARIDRLVLDPNLSAQMGDAGKKKALADYSWDTIVERIESVYREVMRR, via the coding sequence TTGAAGATCGCGCAAGCCTGCATCCGTTTCAACGCGCCCGGGGGCGCCGAGGCCCACGTGAAGGCCATCAGCCTCGGCCTCGCGCGCCGCGGGCACGCGGTCACAGTCTTCTCAACGGATCTTGAGACGGAGATCCCATGGAAGAAATTCTCCGCCCGGCCCTTGGAACCTGCGGGCCTTGATGTCCGCCGTTTCGAGGTGTTACGCGACACTATGCCTTTCCGTCGTTATCCCGTCATCCCGGGCCTCGTCGACGCGCTCGTGACGGCCGATGCAGACCTCTACCACGCCCATTCCCATCGGTACTATCAAGTGTGGGCAGCAGCGCGCGCGGCGGAGCGCACCGGCAGGCCGTTGGTCGTGACGCCGCATTTCCACCCTCCGGAGGCGAGCCTTCCCGGTTGGAGCAAGTCACTGATGTGGCTCTCCGACAAGCGCCAGGCGGAAAGCATCTACAAGCACGCGGCTAAAGTCATCACGGTCACGGAATCGGAGAAGGACTTCATCTCGCACTTCGTCCCGCGCGAGAAATGCGTCACCATCCCCAACGGTATCGACGCAAAATGGTGGGGGGAGGACGCGGACGGTCGGCTCTTCCGTGACAGGTTCCACGTCGAGGGCGAGTACGTGCTTTACAGCGGACGCCTCGCGGACAACAAAGGACTAGAGGTCCTCTTACGCGCCTTCTCCCGCATCAAGGCCACTGATCTCACGCTCGTCCTTGCGGGCGGGGATTGGGGCGTGAAGGCTGCGCTCGAAGCCGAGGTCAAGCGACTTGGACTCGGGGCCCGTGTGAGGTTCGTCGGCTTCATCGAGGACGCCGCGACCTACAGAAGCGCCATGGCGGGCGCGCGGATGTTCGTCCTGCCAAGCCAGTACGAGGCGTTCGGGATAGTGCTCCTCGAAGCGATGGCGCGTGGAAAGCCGGTCGTCGCCACACGAGTAGGCGGGGTTCCCGATGTGGTCTCGGATGGAGTGGACGGTTTTCTCGTGCCGTTCGGCGACCACGAGGCGATGGCAGCACGGATAGACCGATTGGTCTTGGATCCAAACCTTTCGGCACAAATGGGAGACGCCGGGAAGAAGAAGGCCCTCGCCGACTATTCGTGGGATACAATCGTGGAAAGGATCGAAAGCGTCTACCGCGAAGTGATGCGCCGGTAG
- a CDS encoding methyltransferase domain-containing protein, protein MRFLIELSMEHPTIPRSEALAASHGAETFSDDGVVVLDSDASAETLASRLGMSHAIDAYAFSEDGDPESLIARFRQVEPLLGETWAVRVRAKGERWARYDSAALEKRLGASIKRAGVNLRTPKTEVRVVLSGRIHVGIKLEEIDRAPFDARKVQHRPFFSPISLHPRLARAFVNLAAPRAGERLLDPFCGTGGILLEAALCGLHVIGGDIDGSKVEGTKAVLHHYVGPSAYEFHVGDVGDIGKHVSDVDCVVTDPPYGRAATTTGEEVRSLYKRALETARGLLRDGGRLVIAFPDPRHADLAAGLFTLRERHAIFVHRSLTRHVHVFEKA, encoded by the coding sequence GTGAGGTTCCTCATCGAACTGTCGATGGAACACCCGACGATCCCCCGCTCGGAAGCGCTCGCCGCGTCGCACGGGGCGGAGACGTTCTCCGATGACGGGGTCGTGGTCCTGGATTCCGACGCTTCCGCCGAGACCTTAGCGTCACGCCTCGGGATGAGCCACGCCATCGACGCTTACGCGTTCTCGGAGGACGGCGACCCGGAATCTCTCATCGCCCGCTTTCGCCAAGTCGAGCCGCTTCTCGGCGAGACGTGGGCCGTGCGCGTGAGGGCGAAGGGCGAGAGGTGGGCGCGCTACGATTCCGCCGCGTTGGAAAAGAGGCTCGGCGCTTCCATCAAGCGCGCTGGAGTCAATCTTCGGACGCCAAAGACCGAGGTGCGCGTCGTGTTATCGGGGCGGATACATGTAGGAATAAAGCTCGAAGAGATCGACCGGGCGCCGTTCGACGCACGGAAAGTCCAGCACCGCCCGTTCTTCTCTCCGATAAGTCTTCATCCCCGCCTTGCCCGCGCGTTCGTGAACCTCGCGGCGCCGCGCGCCGGGGAGCGTCTCCTGGACCCCTTCTGCGGGACGGGCGGCATTCTCCTCGAGGCCGCGCTTTGCGGTCTCCACGTCATCGGCGGCGACATCGACGGCTCGAAAGTGGAAGGCACGAAGGCCGTGCTCCATCACTATGTCGGCCCTTCGGCGTACGAATTCCACGTCGGCGATGTCGGCGACATCGGAAAGCACGTGTCGGACGTCGATTGCGTCGTGACGGACCCGCCTTATGGGCGAGCGGCGACGACGACCGGGGAAGAGGTCCGCAGCCTCTACAAGCGGGCCCTCGAGACCGCGCGCGGCCTTCTACGCGACGGTGGTCGCTTGGTGATCGCGTTCCCGGACCCAAGACACGCAGACCTCGCGGCCGGTCTCTTCACGTTACGCGAGCGGCATGCGATCTTTGTGCACCGGTCCCTCACCCGGCACGTCCACGTTTTCGAAAAGGCCTGA
- the rnz gene encoding ribonuclease Z, giving the protein MDIVFLGTSASWPSADRNVASIALHRGGEVILFDCGEGTQRQFQRSGLSYMDVSKIFITHLHGDHFLGLIGLIQTMYLNERQAPLHIYGPDGIRDNVMNLLSLGYFKPDYNIVIEELEDKDVVDFGSYSVAARAVKHNVHNLGYALVERPRPGRFNKERALELGVPEGPSFSKLQAGEQVETPAGKIIKPEQVLGPSRPGRKVAYSGDALPSESMVELAHGADVLIHDSTFHSDYKEANEYGHSTSAQAAFIAKKAQVRKLILTHFSARYKDVRPLVEDARKVFPGTEAAHDFYKVNVEFRDG; this is encoded by the coding sequence ATGGACATCGTGTTCCTAGGGACAAGCGCCAGCTGGCCATCGGCGGATCGTAACGTCGCCTCGATAGCGCTACACCGGGGCGGCGAGGTCATCCTCTTCGACTGCGGCGAGGGCACCCAGCGCCAGTTCCAGCGCTCCGGCCTCTCTTACATGGACGTCTCGAAGATCTTCATCACGCATCTTCACGGCGACCATTTCCTCGGTCTCATCGGCCTCATCCAGACGATGTACCTCAACGAACGCCAGGCGCCGCTTCACATCTACGGCCCCGACGGCATCCGCGACAACGTCATGAACCTGCTTTCACTCGGCTATTTCAAACCCGATTACAACATCGTGATCGAGGAGCTTGAGGACAAGGACGTCGTGGACTTCGGGTCCTACTCGGTCGCCGCGCGCGCAGTCAAGCACAACGTCCACAACCTCGGATACGCGCTCGTCGAAAGACCGCGCCCCGGTCGCTTCAACAAGGAGCGGGCGTTGGAACTCGGCGTCCCCGAGGGGCCGTCTTTCAGCAAACTCCAAGCGGGCGAACAGGTCGAGACGCCGGCTGGAAAGATCATCAAGCCGGAACAGGTGCTTGGACCCTCGAGGCCGGGAAGGAAAGTCGCGTACTCGGGCGACGCCCTCCCGTCCGAATCCATGGTGGAACTCGCCCATGGCGCAGACGTCTTGATCCACGATTCCACCTTCCATTCCGACTACAAGGAGGCCAACGAGTACGGGCACTCGACCTCAGCGCAGGCAGCATTCATCGCGAAGAAGGCCCAAGTGCGTAAGCTCATCCTGACGCATTTCAGTGCGCGCTACAAGGACGTGAGGCCGCTAGTAGAGGACGCGCGGAAGGTATTCCCCGGGACCGAGGCGGCGCACGATTTCTACAAGGTCAATGTGGAGTTCCGGGACGGCTGA
- a CDS encoding S8 family serine peptidase, giving the protein MELNSRTQAIVIASALLTASATGVLATLLEPQAPAGVSPELAEKLSSSSQADRLPIVIQFKDSVRPSDALLLQDLGFTGLIQYEMIPAVYGVGDVGAIETLRQSPRVEYIEYDTELEYYLDTATTTGRAKQVWDAAFNTYLGGVREAHEGGFTGSGVNIAIIDTGVDATHQDLLYAPLATAAGLPGKTSINLKLLGRDSVSGDVFNPNDPNGMILDGAVEDTHEIVKANALAVPTPNSDNTGSHGTHVAGIAGGSGAASGGVYKGAAPGANIVGLGCGETIVIHLGLAGFDWVYANADAENIRIVSNSWGGAGDWNPDSALTKAIQKLAQDKGTIILFAAGNDGGDGSLIRTNLWANIPEVTLSVANYNEAWGFANNGSSRGKIDLERTWPDLMATGTRVRSTAAILAPLAYSSDESPPTPVVDPYTTFTGTSMATPFVAGVVALMLEANPALTAADVKEILRDTSKPVTYLNATGVSIVTSYATHGYAMGKGLSDASAAVAAALRMADGHGRSTAIRLADVDSSVSPWVLNPPRPIADVTSPSSGSILAGTAASVAGTATTYGDPVTLVEVSVDSGPWSAATGTGSWSFTLDTTSYSDGVHAIAARAFDGSVYSFADSVNVIINNGIDPPTPVLMGPTGPAIAGTSVGFDGSLSTADPGRSIVSYAWDFGDGGTAAGPVASHAFTAPGTYSVTLTVTDDGSLFGSEAIDVKVLERHDLFLHAGNAMDPTMPTAGEDTVETHAFGESVAFISSGFGGQTLASLHGRIYLSTSGENPGVRLTNALFNVSWYSTADGVDTQIGFKITQGAFVLPTDATLRTVELSLSGGFAVPAGAELRVKVEAWQNVNTVWRIYFDSAAHASEIVALTAD; this is encoded by the coding sequence ATGGAGTTGAACAGCCGGACCCAGGCCATCGTCATCGCGTCTGCATTGTTGACAGCCAGCGCCACGGGCGTCCTTGCGACGCTCTTGGAGCCACAGGCGCCGGCGGGCGTCTCGCCCGAACTTGCCGAAAAGCTATCGAGCTCATCGCAGGCCGACCGCCTTCCGATCGTCATCCAGTTCAAGGACTCGGTGCGCCCCTCGGACGCCCTTCTCCTTCAGGATCTTGGGTTCACGGGCCTCATCCAGTACGAGATGATCCCGGCGGTGTATGGCGTTGGCGATGTCGGGGCGATCGAGACGCTCCGTCAAAGCCCGCGCGTCGAATACATCGAGTACGACACCGAACTCGAATACTACCTCGACACAGCGACGACGACAGGCCGCGCCAAACAAGTCTGGGACGCCGCTTTCAACACCTACCTCGGGGGCGTGCGGGAAGCCCACGAAGGCGGGTTCACAGGGTCTGGCGTGAACATCGCTATAATAGACACCGGCGTCGACGCGACGCATCAGGACCTGCTCTATGCGCCGCTGGCGACCGCCGCCGGGCTTCCGGGCAAGACCTCGATCAACCTGAAGCTCTTGGGCCGCGACTCTGTGAGCGGCGACGTCTTCAACCCCAATGACCCCAACGGCATGATCCTCGACGGCGCCGTGGAGGACACCCATGAGATCGTCAAGGCGAATGCCCTGGCGGTTCCCACCCCGAACAGCGACAACACGGGTTCCCACGGCACGCATGTGGCAGGGATCGCCGGTGGTTCCGGTGCCGCGAGCGGAGGAGTCTACAAGGGAGCGGCCCCTGGCGCGAACATCGTGGGCCTTGGTTGCGGCGAGACGATCGTGATACACCTCGGCCTCGCGGGATTCGATTGGGTCTACGCGAACGCCGACGCCGAGAACATCCGCATTGTCAGCAACTCGTGGGGAGGTGCTGGCGACTGGAACCCCGACTCCGCGCTGACGAAGGCGATACAGAAGCTAGCGCAGGACAAGGGGACCATCATCCTTTTCGCGGCCGGCAACGACGGCGGCGATGGCAGCCTCATCAGGACGAACCTCTGGGCGAACATCCCGGAAGTGACGCTTTCGGTCGCGAACTACAACGAGGCGTGGGGTTTCGCAAACAACGGTTCCTCAAGAGGCAAGATCGACCTCGAAAGGACGTGGCCCGATCTCATGGCCACGGGGACGCGCGTGCGTTCCACAGCCGCGATCCTTGCCCCACTCGCCTATTCCTCGGACGAAAGCCCACCGACACCCGTCGTCGACCCCTACACGACCTTCACGGGCACTTCGATGGCCACTCCCTTCGTGGCGGGCGTCGTGGCGCTCATGCTCGAAGCAAACCCTGCACTCACCGCGGCCGACGTGAAGGAGATACTGCGCGACACATCGAAGCCCGTGACGTACCTGAACGCGACCGGTGTCTCCATCGTGACGTCGTACGCGACCCATGGGTACGCGATGGGGAAGGGGCTCTCCGACGCATCCGCCGCGGTGGCCGCGGCGTTGAGGATGGCCGATGGCCATGGGCGCTCGACCGCGATACGCCTCGCTGACGTGGACAGCTCCGTGTCACCGTGGGTCCTCAACCCACCTCGCCCAATAGCCGACGTGACGTCGCCCTCCAGCGGCTCGATCCTTGCAGGGACGGCAGCGAGCGTCGCCGGGACCGCGACGACCTACGGCGACCCCGTGACGCTCGTGGAGGTCTCCGTGGATTCGGGGCCATGGTCGGCGGCGACCGGCACCGGTTCGTGGTCGTTCACGCTGGATACCACGTCTTACTCGGACGGGGTCCACGCCATCGCTGCCCGCGCTTTCGATGGTTCGGTCTACTCCTTTGCCGACTCGGTGAACGTCATCATCAACAATGGGATCGATCCCCCGACCCCTGTCCTCATGGGTCCGACGGGCCCGGCCATTGCAGGGACGTCGGTGGGTTTCGACGGGAGCCTCTCGACTGCCGATCCAGGAAGGAGCATCGTTTCGTACGCGTGGGACTTCGGTGACGGCGGCACGGCCGCCGGGCCCGTCGCAAGCCACGCCTTCACCGCGCCGGGCACATACTCCGTGACGCTCACGGTGACGGACGACGGAAGCCTCTTCGGATCGGAGGCGATCGACGTCAAGGTCTTGGAGCGCCACGACCTCTTCCTGCACGCGGGCAACGCGATGGACCCGACGATGCCGACCGCGGGCGAGGACACCGTGGAGACGCACGCGTTCGGCGAATCCGTGGCGTTCATCAGCAGTGGATTCGGCGGGCAGACCCTCGCCTCGTTGCATGGAAGGATCTACCTGTCCACGTCCGGAGAGAACCCTGGCGTCCGATTGACGAACGCGCTCTTCAACGTGAGCTGGTATTCGACAGCGGACGGAGTCGACACCCAGATCGGCTTCAAGATCACGCAAGGCGCCTTCGTCCTCCCGACGGATGCGACGCTGCGAACGGTGGAGTTGAGCCTTTCCGGAGGTTTCGCGGTGCCTGCCGGTGCAGAACTGAGGGTCAAGGTCGAGGCGTGGCAGAACGTCAACACGGTTTGGCGCATATACTTCGACTCGGCGGCGCATGCGTCGGAGATCGTAGCGCTCACGGCGGATTGA
- a CDS encoding sugar phosphate isomerase/epimerase produces the protein MRISMSSPIFCNVPLGDFVPKVASAFDQWEVVADGLHYIPAHLDEFRQAVRSTDLDVTVHAPLSDINIASLIDDTRAFSVGRILEVVKSMRAADLDSIVIHPGHASPIGVGDWDAVRARNKDSLKMIAAACREHGVKAHLENMPNFDWPTCKTPEEVLPLASEVGMGFCLDTGHSNTNGNTDAFLEHKSSITHLHFHDNGGKKDEHLPVGEGTLDAKAVAHQLGAYTGYTVLENRGIGQSEKSRDAVARLGWKQ, from the coding sequence ATGAGGATCTCGATGAGCAGCCCGATATTCTGCAACGTGCCGTTGGGAGATTTCGTCCCGAAGGTCGCCTCGGCCTTCGATCAATGGGAGGTGGTCGCGGACGGCCTCCACTACATCCCCGCGCATCTTGACGAGTTCAGGCAAGCCGTAAGGTCGACGGACCTCGACGTGACGGTCCACGCCCCCCTCTCCGACATAAACATCGCCTCCCTCATCGACGATACCCGCGCGTTCTCCGTGGGCCGCATACTGGAAGTCGTGAAATCGATGCGCGCGGCCGACCTCGACTCCATCGTAATCCACCCGGGCCATGCAAGCCCCATCGGGGTCGGGGACTGGGACGCTGTGCGGGCGAGGAACAAGGATTCGTTGAAGATGATCGCCGCCGCGTGCAGGGAACATGGTGTCAAGGCGCATCTCGAGAACATGCCGAACTTCGATTGGCCGACTTGCAAGACGCCGGAAGAGGTCCTGCCGCTTGCTTCCGAGGTCGGGATGGGCTTCTGCCTCGACACGGGCCATTCGAACACGAACGGCAACACGGACGCGTTTCTGGAGCACAAGTCGTCGATAACGCACCTCCACTTCCACGACAATGGCGGCAAGAAGGACGAGCACCTGCCGGTCGGCGAGGGGACGCTCGACGCGAAGGCGGTCGCGCACCAACTGGGCGCCTACACCGGTTACACGGTATTGGAGAACCGGGGGATAGGTCAATCAGAAAAGAGCCGTGACGCGGTGGCGAGGTTGGGTTGGAAACAGTGA